From a region of the Pongo abelii isolate AG06213 chromosome 9, NHGRI_mPonAbe1-v2.0_pri, whole genome shotgun sequence genome:
- the SMPD1 gene encoding sphingomyelin phosphodiesterase, with amino-acid sequence MPRYGASSRQSCPRCGREQGQDGTAGAPGLLWMGLVLALALALALALSDSRVLWAPAEAHPLSPQGHPARLHRIVPRFRDVFGWGNLTCPVCKGLFTAINLGLKKEPNVARVGSVAIKLCNLLKIAPPAVCQSIVQLFEDDMVEVWRRSVLSPSEACGLLLGSTCGHWDIFSSWNISLPTVPKPPPKPPSPPAPGAPVSRVLFLTDLHWDHDYLEGMDPDCADPLCCRRGSGLPPASRPGAGYWGEYSKCDLPLRTLESLLSGLGPAGPFDMVYWTGDIPAHDVWHQTRQDQLRALTTVTALVRKFLGPVPVYPAVGNHESTPVNSFPPPFIEGNHSSRWLYEAMAKAWEPWLPAEALRTLRYLSSMETQEGKRKNWGVLCSFPIPRSPPHLSQYEFLFP; translated from the exons ATGCCCCGCTACGGAGCGTCATCCCGCCAGAGCTGCCCCAGGTGCGGCCGGGAGCAGGGACAAGACGGGACCGCCGGAGCCCCTGGACTCCTTTGGATGGGCCTGGTACTGGCGCTGGcgctggctctggctctggctctgtctGACTCTCGGGTTCTCTGGGCTCCGGCAGAGGCTCACCCTCTTTCTCCCCAAGGCCATCCTGCCAGGTTACATCGCATAGTGCCCCGGTTCCGAGATGTCTTTGGGTGGGGGAACCTCACCTGCCCAGTCTGCAAAGGTCTGTTCACCGCCATCAACCTCGGGCTGAAG AAGGAACCCAATGTGGCTCGCGTGGGCTCCGTGGCCATCAAGCTGTGCAATCTGCTGAAGATAGCACCACCTGCCGTGTGCCAATCCATTGTCCAGCTCTTTGAGGATGACATGGTGGAGGTGTGGAGACGCTCAGTGCTGAGCCCATCTGAGGCCTGTGGCCTGCTCCTGGGCTCCACCTGTGGGCACTGGGACATTTTCTCATCTTGGAACATCTCTTTGCCTACTGTGCCGAAGCCGCCCCCCAAACCCCCTAGCCCCCCAGCCCCAGGCGCCCCTGTCAGCCGCGTCCTCTTCCTCACTGACCTGCACTGGGATCATGACTACCTGGAGGGCATGGACCCTGACTGTGCAGACCCACTGTGTTGCCGCCGGGGTTCTGGCCTGCCGCCCGCGTCCCGGCCAGGTGCCGGATACTGGGGCGAATACAGCAAGTGTGACCTGCCCCTGAGGACCCTGGAGAGCCTGTTGAGTGGGCTGGGCCCAGCTGGCCCTTTTGATATGGTGTACTGGACAGGAGACATCCCCGCACATGATGTCTGGCACCAGACTCGTCAGGACCAACTGCGGGCCCTGACCACTGTCACAGCACTTGTGAGGAAGTTCCTGGGGCCAGTGCCAGTGTACCCTGCTGTGGGTAACCACGAGAGCACACCTGTCAATAGCTTCCCTCCCCCCTTCATTGAGGGCAACCACTCCTCCCGCTGGCTCTATGAAGCGATGGCCAAGGCTTGGGAGCCCTGGCTGCCTGCTGAAGCCCTGCGCACCCTCAGGTACTTATCGTCCATGGAAAcccaggaagggaaaagaaag AATTGGGGGGTTCTATGCTCTTTCCCCATACCCCGGTCTCCGCCTCATCTCTCTCAATATGAATTTTTGTTCCCGTGA